The genomic region AAGAAGGAGGCCAAACATATGGCAATCGTAGATGTAACAGTAATACCAGTTGGTACTGGGGGGCCGAGTGTCAGTACATATGTAGCTGAAATTCAGCAAGTATTAGAAAACTACGGTGATAAAATTTCATTTAAATTGACACCGATGAGCACAATAATTGAAGGAGAGCTCCCTGTCTTATTTGAAGTCATTCAAGCGATCCATGAAGCACCATTTAAATCCGGTATAAAACGTGTTACAACGAATATT from Desertibacillus haloalkaliphilus harbors:
- a CDS encoding MTH1187 family thiamine-binding protein; translated protein: MAIVDVTVIPVGTGGPSVSTYVAEIQQVLENYGDKISFKLTPMSTIIEGELPVLFEVIQAIHEAPFKSGIKRVTTNIRIDDRRDKSVQMDDKVEAVTRKLNQAK